A stretch of DNA from Juglans microcarpa x Juglans regia isolate MS1-56 chromosome 5D, Jm3101_v1.0, whole genome shotgun sequence:
CGAAGAAGAAGATCTGAAATGGAGGCAAAGAGCAAAACAACGGTGGCTTAAGGATGGAGACAGGAACACTAAATACTTCCATAAGTGTGCATCTCAAAGGAAACAGATGAACAGAatcaaacatataaaaaatggtAATGGAATTGTGACCTTCAATAAGGATGAGATTGCAAGGACCTTCCAAGAATATTACCAAAgccttttctcttcctctaaaCCAAGCAACATCGAGGCAGCCTTGAATAATTTCCCTCCCTCAGTTACTACAGAAATGAATTGCTCCCTTGCTAGTCCTTTCTCTGAACAGGAAGTGgaatttgcaattaaaaacATGAATCCCCTCGAATCTCCTGGTCCAGATGGATTTCCAGCTGCTTTTTACCATCAACACTGGTCATCAATAGGCAAGGAAGTGACAGATGCAGTCTTAGAAGTGTTACAAACCAGACAGGGCTTTAAAGATATTAATCAAACTTTTATATCCTTGATCCCTAAGAAGAAGTGCCCACAATCTGCTTTAGATTACAGACCAATCAGTCTCTGCAATGTCTTCtacaaaatcatctctaaaGTAATTGCAAACAGGCTCAAACTGATTTTACCTAATCTCATTTCACTCACCCAAAGTGCTTTTGTGTCAGAAAGATTGATCTCAGATAATGTAATTGTTGCATATGAGTTGCTGCATTCCATGCAATCAAGGCTAAAAGGGAAGCATAATGGCTATATGGCCTCTAAGCTCGACATGAGCAAAGCATATGATCGAGTGGAATGGGATTTTTTGAGTAAAATTATGAGGAAAATGGGCTTTGAAAGTGAATGGGTAGACTTGGTGATGCAGTGTGTTACCACTGTCAACTACTCTATCCTTGTTAATGGTGTACCCCAAGCAGAATTTACTCCTTCCAGAGGCATTAGGCAGGGAGATCCTTTATCTCCCTACCTATTCATCATCTGTTCTGAATTTCTCAGCCATAGCTTAAATCAAGCTGAGATGCAGGGAATTATCTCTGGGATTCCAGCTGCTCGAGGATCCTTTCATGTGAACCACCTTTTCTTCGCAGATGACAGCTTGGTATTTTGCAGATCTAATCCAGATGAATGGTGTAGACTACAACAGGTATTAAGCAGTTATGAAAAAGTTTCGGGTCAGAGACTTAACCTTGAAAAACCTCCATCTTCTTCAGCAGGAACACCAAAGTTGAGGTCCAATAAGCAATCCTTCAACAGTCAGGAATCAAGGCTTTAGGATCCTTTGATAAATATTTGGGGTTACCATCATATGTGGGAAGGAACAGAATAAAGGCCTTTCATTCAATACTTGATAGGGTCAAAGCCAAGATTACTAATTGGAAGAGCAACCTGCTGTCCCAAGCTGGGAAGGAGACCCTCCTTAAATCTGTGCTGCAATCAATCCCAACTTATAGTATGGGGATATTCAAACTCCCTAAAGCAATTCTTAGAAAACTCAATCAGCTCCTACAATCCTTCTGGTGGGGTCAAAGCAACCACAGGTCCAAAATACATTGGCTGAGCTGGCAGAAACTAGGGAAATCCAAGCAGAAAGGGGGTTTGGGATTTAGGGActttgaacattttaatttaGCTTTACTGGCGAAACAAGGTTGGAGGATCATACAGAACCCTCATTCCCTTGTAGCTCAGGTTCTCAAAGCTAAATACTTCCCTACCTCGGATTTTCTATCAACCAAATCAAGACCTCAAGATTCCTATGTGTGGAAGAGTTTCCTTCTAGCCAGACCAGTAATTAAGGCAGGTTTGATTTGGAAAGTTGGTaatggaagaaaaatcaaaatttggcaGGATCAATGGCTGCCATGCCCATCTACTTTTAAAGTGCAATCTCCTATCCATATTCTAGAGGCTGAAGCCCAAGTTGCTGAGCTCATTAACCTAGTTACCATGCAGTGGGATCTATCTCTCATTTATAACATATTCTTTGTCTCTAAAGCAAAATTAATTAGCCAGATCCCTATTAGCCCTTGCAGGAGTCAAGATATGCTGACATGGAGGTGCTCGAGCAATGGAAAATTTTCTGTAAGGAGTGCTTATCACCTTCAAGGCTCTTTGATAGAAGACAGAGTGGGGCAATCTTCAGCTCAAAGTTCAAGCTCGAGATTTTGGAACAAAGTTTGGGGTATCCAAGCACCTCAAGCAATAAAATCTTTCCTCTGGAGAGCTGCTTGTGAGTCCCTTCCCACTAAGCTgaatttgcataaaagaaagatagtAGATTCACCCCTCTGTCCAATCTGCTCTTTAAACCCATAATCAGTCTCTTATGCTATTTGGTCTTGTGGTGCTTCAATGGATGTATGGTCTATGAGTTCAAAAAGAATTCAGAAATCAAGCCTGCATGAAGgatcttttaaagatattctatcatttttattgGATCACTTTTCTCCATTGGAATGCATAGAATTTGCTGTTACTGCAAAAATCATTTAGAGTAGGAGGAATAATTGGCTCTTTGAATAGCAATTCCAATCCCCTTATCAGTTATCAAATCTTATCCAATCAGAACTGAGTTCTATTAAATTGTGGATTGAGAATGGTACTCAACAGAAAGTAACCCAAGCTGCTAGAGTTAATAGATGGATTGCTCCACCATTAGATATGTTCAAAGCCAACTGGGATGCTGCCATTGATAAAATCAATTCAAGGGTGGGGATTGGTGTAATTGTTAGGAACTCAGAAGGAGCTGTTATGGCATCCTTATGTTCTTCGATGGACCTGTTCCCGGATCCACTTCTTGGTGAGGCCATAGCAACTCGAAGAGACTCTTCCTTCTGTGTAGATCTGGGTTTTCAGCATGTCATACTCGAAGGTGACTCCTTGCTGGTGGTAAAGGCAATCCAAATCAAGGAAGATAGTTGGAGTGATTCTGGCCTTGTCGTTAGAGATATTAAGATTTTGCTTTCTAAGTTCCTCTCTTGGTCTGTCTTACACGTCCATAAGGAAGTTAATGTAATTGCACATCACTTGGCAAAAATTGCTCTTAGTTGCCAAGAGGATTGCATAATGATTGAGGACTGTCCCCCTTGTATCAAGCAACTACTATGatgaatgaaatagtttattttcaaaaaaaaaaaaaaaaaaaaagatatatgttATAACATACATTAGATATATGAACTAACATGAGTCGCACCGTCTATaagcttatttttataaaggataATGCTAGGGTGCACATTGGTGTGCACCCCAAACATGCACAAAGTGcaaatgattttctttctttttttctttttcttttaagtattttttaaacatcgttgattattaagaaaaaataataaaaaaatataaattcactaatagtcacttccttaaatattaaaaaaaaattaaaatatatgagtggcCATGACACATTTGGTAGATACATTTACGAGTCatactagcatttttctttataaaaggGCAATGCTAGGGCCACCGAGAGTGGGTCCCGACACTACCTACCGATAAGGtcatttccctttttattttatttttctttttttcatgtatttatctAATTCtcttaaaaacaatttaaaaaaaaaattcacaacattatttaaaaatatttacttaattaatatgtaaaaaaataaaataaaatgatgaattttatcGTGCTGCATCGTCGATGGATGCAGCATTTTCCTTCAAACATTTTGTGATAGCTATGGGTAATTATAAAGCAGCTTGAAAGTAACGGTGAGAACTTTTTCAGAACCTTTACCTCAGGTGGACAATGGGACGCTTGAATCGAAAATGTAGAGATTTGAAGCACTCCCAATGCAAACCACAGTTGATGAGAGAATTTGTGAAGCATGCCCAAACCCACTCACAGCTACATTTGGGTATCCTTCAACCACTTCAGGCCACctatatatctctctcttaaGTTGTTCTAAAATTTCGAAATTTCTcgttgattttatttctttctaatacatattttttaggAGAAGAAGTTGGTATACTTTGCGACCAATAATTCAACAAAATCGAGGAGGCTAACAAATTTTAATCTTTGTGAATTTCAGTTACTagattttttctctttaattccGATACTAATTCCATTAGACGTTTTCAGAAATTGATTcgtgggattttttttttttttttaggatgagATATCCAACTCATCTTTTGCAGCTGATATGTTCTTGAAGGTCAATAATTttcttagagagagaaaaaaaggttCTTTGCTGCTTCTTTTCACTTCTTTATTTTGATTTCCAAACACCAATATAAACACATTTCTCACACAATACCCCGTCCccaaaaaatcacatttttatctTAGAAGTGTGAAGCCCAAGTCTGAAATTTTTGTAAGCACatgatttgtatatatattaactttttttaagagtttttctataataaaagtataccattaatatttttcattattatgagATCACTCActtacatttaaaaaagaaaaaagaaaaagcttacaaataatttttacagaaaaaaagTTATGACCTTCATGAGATCACTAAGCAATGGGATGTATCAGCCTTCTGCCTAAAGTTTTTCGATTCATTGTGACTCataggggatgtttggaagtATTTCTCATTCTATTTCATtgcatctcatcttatttcattcataaacatcactcaaatacaaataattttaaattaatcattgcaacttttcgaaactaattattacaacttttccagcatttcaaataaaaataaaaaaacaattcaactttttcaaatcttacttctattcacaaaatttccaTGTATATTCCATTGCGTGTCTTATTGTTTCATTGAATTTGACCAAGTCATTGGGGTACAAGAGCTGGAATGcacaatgagaaatgatagttacagttgtGAATGTGTAAGCGTCGTGTAATCatattgaaaaaagtgaataaataagagacctacacaaaaaaataataatttttttaatagtggactccactttttttcaaagcgactgcacggcGCTTGCGTAATCTACGActacatgtagcattactcatgcACAATACTTCATCGTCAAGGGAATCGTACCTTGCCCTTTTCTCAATGGAATGTCTATTACAATTTAAATTCCATTCATGCATCACATGTAATAATAAGGGTATATGTAAAAGGGTTGTCAAAAAACACTCCTACACATTCTTAAATCATGCATGTACACGTCTTTTTGTTAACGTAAAACAGTAAGAAGGGTACGAACATAATCACTTATCACTTATCTCGAACCTctgcaaaaataatttttatgcagAAAACTATTTTCATGTAGTCAAATCACATTCAAGTCACTCGGCACCTACATTTCCTTCTTAAGCGCACTATTAAATTAAAGACGTAGAACTTCCCTTAATAAGACTATTTGTCATTTCATGCAGAtccataatattaaaaatcatcaacatgacacataaaataattcttCTTCTTGAAATTTATCATTTCCTCGTAAAGATCCTAATTTCACTCTATGACAAGAAATCACTGATACTTTATCTGTAACCATCATTTGGGCCCATTCATTCAAACTCACATAATAATTTACATCCTTAAAAATAATATCCACATAACAtccaaaaatatcctttaacCTAAAATAATGAGGTAACCCATAAACTTGACAATCATGAAGCCTAATATAATATGTAAGACCGGTGAAATACTCATTCAATCCATAATATCCAACCCGAGGTACTCATCTACCTTAacttaagagcattggcattggactagccaaatgccaactaattctaaattttgaccaaattttctcaaaatcagttgcattggactagccaaatcACTTCAAATCAAGTTATGAGCTAAAGTAAATGGAAAACCAAAGCCATATTTGATGAGTTACTATTCACCAACCAAAAAAATGCTTTATTAGTACCTCAAACATGCAACCTTTATCTCATACGTGCAACTATTACCGTCAACTTTCATGACTTCCATGCTTAGGTGTCCTTATTTGACCGATTTATCTCCTTAGCAGTAACACCATTATGGCCCGAAACCTACATGTTGCCCTTAGTACGGTTTATCTTGGTCCCTAACCTACTCATGGTGCTTTGGTGTGAGGAAGTTATAGAGAGAGGAGGCGAGTTACCAAAAGAGGGGCGTTGGTGGTGCCCTTTGTGGAGGCTAGATGGCTGACCAACGAGGTTCGTGGGCGGTGCAACTTTAGACTGCTCTATTTGGTTTTGTCTATTGCTTTGTTTTGACTTCTTTAAACATGAGTTGCATGTTGGTGGGGTGCAACTATGGGCTGCTGGTTGGGGTAGCGTGACATTTGCATGGGCTGGGGTCGGTTTCCTGTTGCGAGAGTGGTGGAGGAACACGGAACACGATGTTGCTGGATTGGGCATGGTTCTCGATTATTGTGGAGGCTATGTAACTATATATTGGGGTGCTTCGGTTGGTTCTTGGCTGTGTGATGTTTTCAGGGTGCAACAGAGGGGTTGTTGCACTGACAGGATTACAAGAGAAAGGTAAGATTTGCTAGGTGGCATAAGCATATTAGTCTAAGAGAAATTTCGCTAGTATTTAGTTTATTATGTTTGGAAGAAATTTTTGGGACATTTGATTGTGGTGGATTATTGTATcaaagttttatattttatgaatttcagGTTAAAAGGGATCACCCTTAGGTCTGGGGCAAGACATAATGGGTACAAACTATATTGTAGAGCTTGCCTATAATTTCATGGGTCAAGTAACTCAACAACCCTAACAGACTGGTCTTTAATTCCAAAATGAGCCCCATTTTGTCCCATCTATACTTTTGGACTTTTAATAAATTCTCGGGCTTTGTACTCAATAAACATGCCCCTTTTGCTCCCTGAATATTAAATAGGCTTTAATCCAATTATTGTGCCCAATAAAACCATTAATCTATCATAACAAATTTTGAGCTCGTGGTGTGAGAACTGTGCCCTTTGAAGGTAGGAACTTTCTGTGTACAAGACTAAGAGATTTGTCATCTTGGGTGCAAAAAGCAAAAAGCCCTGCAAAACAATCCAAGCGAGCAAAAGCC
This window harbors:
- the LOC121265838 gene encoding uncharacterized protein LOC121265838, which codes for MGIFKLPKAILRKLNQLLQSFWWGQSNHRSKIHWLSWQKLGKSKQKGGLGFRDFEHFNLALLAKQGWRIIQNPHSLVAQLSNLIQSELSSIKLWIENGTQQKVTQAARVNRWIAPPLDMFKANWDAAIDKINSRVGIGVIVRNSEGAVMASLCSSMDLFPDPLLGEAIATRRDSSFCVDLGFQHVILEGDSLLVVKAIQIKEDSWSDSGLVVRDIKILLSKFLSWSVLHVHKEVNVIAHHLAKIALSCQEDCIMIEDCPPCIKQLL